Proteins from a genomic interval of Pseudomonas anuradhapurensis:
- a CDS encoding NCS1 family nucleobase:cation symporter-1 encodes MSTSLDLAPELSVASTHPASPLADSQPALALSPRLHNRDLAPTRLHGRRWGRYSIFALWTNDVHNIANYSFAMGLFALGLGGWQILLSLAIGAALVYFFMNLSGYMGQKTGVPFPVISRIAFGIHGAQIPALIRAVIAIAWFGIQTYLASVVLRVLLTAVWPHLAAYDHDSTLGLSSLGWVCFVSIWLVQLVILAYGMEMVRRYEAFAGPVILLTVAALAVFMYVQADARIAWSVAAPLSGYEMWRNIFAGGALWLAIYGTLVLNFCDFARSSPCRKTIRVGNFWGLPVNILVFAMITVVLCGAQFQINGQVIDSPTQIVASIPSTPFLVLGCLAFLIVTVAVNIMANFVAPAFVLSNLAPRHLTFRRAGLISATLAVLILPWNLYNSPLVIVYFLSGLGALLGPLYGVIMADYWLLRKGRINVPELYTEHPAGAYHYSKGINLRAVAAFVPAALLAIVLALVPNFHGIAPFSWLIGAGIAAAVYLLIAPRNRQYHDVSGECIAVDHSSH; translated from the coding sequence ATGAGTACCAGCCTCGACCTTGCCCCTGAACTATCCGTCGCCAGCACCCACCCCGCCTCGCCACTTGCCGACAGCCAGCCGGCACTTGCCCTGAGCCCACGCCTGCATAATCGCGACCTCGCCCCGACGCGCCTGCACGGCCGCCGCTGGGGCCGCTACAGCATCTTTGCGCTGTGGACCAACGATGTGCACAACATTGCCAACTACTCGTTCGCCATGGGTTTGTTCGCCCTCGGCCTGGGTGGCTGGCAGATACTGCTGTCGCTGGCCATCGGCGCAGCGCTGGTGTACTTCTTCATGAACCTGTCCGGCTACATGGGGCAGAAAACCGGCGTGCCGTTCCCGGTCATCAGCCGCATCGCCTTCGGCATCCACGGCGCGCAGATCCCGGCACTGATCCGCGCGGTCATCGCCATCGCCTGGTTCGGCATCCAGACCTACCTGGCATCGGTGGTGCTGCGGGTGCTGCTGACTGCCGTGTGGCCGCACCTGGCCGCCTACGACCACGACAGCACCCTCGGCCTGTCGAGCCTGGGCTGGGTGTGCTTCGTGTCGATCTGGCTGGTGCAGCTGGTAATCCTCGCCTACGGCATGGAGATGGTGCGCCGCTACGAGGCCTTCGCCGGCCCGGTGATCCTGCTGACGGTTGCCGCCCTGGCGGTGTTCATGTACGTCCAGGCCGACGCCCGCATCGCCTGGTCGGTGGCCGCGCCGCTGAGCGGCTACGAGATGTGGCGCAACATCTTTGCCGGCGGCGCCTTGTGGCTGGCCATCTACGGCACCCTGGTGCTGAACTTCTGCGACTTCGCCCGCTCCTCGCCCTGCCGCAAGACCATTCGCGTGGGCAATTTCTGGGGCCTGCCGGTGAACATCCTGGTGTTCGCCATGATTACCGTGGTGCTGTGCGGTGCGCAGTTCCAGATCAACGGCCAGGTCATCGACAGCCCGACGCAGATCGTCGCCAGCATACCCAGCACGCCGTTCCTGGTGCTCGGTTGCCTGGCCTTCCTGATCGTCACCGTGGCAGTGAACATCATGGCCAACTTCGTCGCGCCGGCCTTCGTGCTCAGCAACCTGGCGCCGCGCCACCTGACCTTCCGCCGTGCCGGGCTGATCAGCGCCACCCTGGCGGTGCTGATCCTGCCGTGGAACCTGTACAACAGCCCACTGGTGATCGTGTACTTCCTGTCCGGCCTGGGCGCGCTGCTCGGCCCGCTGTACGGGGTGATCATGGCCGACTACTGGTTGCTGCGCAAAGGCCGCATCAACGTGCCGGAGCTGTACACCGAGCACCCGGCCGGGGCCTACCACTACAGCAAGGGCATCAACCTGCGCGCCGTGGCCGCCTTCGTGCCGGCCGCACTGCTGGCCATCGTCCTGGCCCTGGTGCCCAACTTCCATGGCATCGCGCCGTTCTCCTGGCTGATCGGCGCCGGCATCGCCGCTGCGGTGTACCTGCTGATCGCGCCACGCAACCGCCAATACCACGACGTCAGCGGCGAATGCATCGCCGTCGACCACAGCAGCCACTGA
- a CDS encoding aspartate/glutamate racemase family protein: protein MRILIANVNTTAAITEAIAEQARSVAAPGTEIIGLTPWFGAESVEGNFESYLAAIAVMDRVLAYDGPYDAVIQAGYGEHGREGLQELLDAPVVDITDAAASTAMYLGHAYSVVTTLDRTVPLIEDRLKLSGLYDRCASVRASGLAVLELEADPQRAVAAIVEQAERAVQDDKAEVICLGCGGMAGLDEQIRLRTGVPVVDGVSAAVTVAEALVRMGLSTSKVRTYATPRAKKVLGWPMRCGR from the coding sequence ATGCGTATCCTGATTGCCAACGTCAACACCACCGCAGCCATCACCGAAGCCATCGCCGAACAGGCCCGCAGCGTGGCCGCGCCCGGTACCGAAATCATCGGCCTGACCCCATGGTTCGGCGCCGAATCGGTGGAAGGCAATTTCGAAAGCTACCTGGCCGCCATCGCCGTGATGGACCGGGTGCTGGCCTACGACGGCCCGTACGATGCGGTGATCCAGGCCGGCTATGGCGAGCATGGCCGCGAGGGCCTGCAGGAGTTGCTGGACGCACCGGTGGTGGACATCACCGACGCTGCCGCCAGCACCGCGATGTACCTGGGCCACGCCTATTCGGTGGTCACCACCCTGGACCGCACCGTGCCGCTGATCGAAGACCGCCTGAAGTTGTCCGGGCTGTACGACCGCTGCGCCTCGGTGCGCGCCAGTGGCCTGGCGGTGCTGGAACTGGAAGCCGACCCGCAACGCGCCGTGGCGGCGATCGTCGAGCAGGCCGAGCGCGCCGTGCAAGATGACAAGGCCGAGGTGATCTGCCTGGGTTGCGGCGGCATGGCCGGGCTGGACGAGCAGATCCGCCTGCGCACGGGCGTGCCGGTAGTGGATGGCGTCAGCGCGGCGGTAACCGTTGCCGAAGCACTGGTGCGCATGGGCCTGAGTACCTCCAAGGTGCGTACCTATGCCACGCCGCGGGCGAAGAAGGTGCTGGGTTGGCCGATGCGCTGCGGTCGTTGA
- a CDS encoding histidine phosphatase family protein, whose product MKLPTLLRRRRHLLLGLVLSAAAVPLVQEAVESRAQPADGTQTLVFLRHAEKPEEGLGQLNCQGLNRALDLASVLPERFGKADYVFAANPSRHVEEGSKEESYSYIRPLMTITPSAIRLGLPVNIDYGANDTEALADELLRDKYRNATVYTAWSHGYLPELINTVAGKALGDQRVITADWSGDDFDTLYVLKLTWRDGKASLLSRNVRQGLDGRARGCPT is encoded by the coding sequence ATGAAGTTACCAACCCTCTTGCGTCGTCGTCGCCACCTGCTGCTGGGCCTGGTGCTCAGCGCCGCCGCCGTGCCGCTGGTGCAGGAGGCTGTCGAAAGCCGGGCGCAACCGGCGGATGGCACGCAAACCCTGGTGTTCCTGCGCCACGCCGAGAAGCCGGAAGAGGGCTTGGGCCAACTGAACTGCCAGGGCCTCAACCGGGCGCTGGATCTGGCCAGCGTGCTGCCTGAGCGCTTCGGCAAAGCCGACTACGTGTTCGCCGCCAACCCTTCAAGGCATGTCGAGGAAGGTAGCAAGGAGGAAAGCTACAGCTACATCCGCCCGCTGATGACCATCACACCCAGCGCCATTCGCCTGGGCCTGCCGGTGAACATCGATTACGGCGCCAACGACACCGAAGCGCTGGCCGACGAGCTGCTGCGCGACAAGTACCGCAACGCGACTGTCTACACCGCCTGGTCGCACGGCTACCTGCCCGAGTTGATCAACACGGTGGCCGGCAAGGCCCTGGGCGACCAGCGGGTGATCACCGCGGACTGGAGCGGTGACGATTTCGATACCCTCTACGTGCTCAAGCTGACCTGGCGCGACGGCAAGGCCAGCCTGCTCAGCCGCAACGTGCGCCAGGGGCTGGATGGTCGGGCTCGTGGCTGCCCGACCTGA
- a CDS encoding GFA family protein, with protein MPLEKHGTCLCGATRLTVIVDTTHISACHCSMCRKWTGGPLLVVHCSQPPVIEGRAPSVYDSSDWAQRGFCGQCGTHLYYRLKANDFHAVPVGLLDGDQEWAFDLQIFIEQKPAWYCFANQTRELTGQQAFEQLG; from the coding sequence ATGCCCCTGGAAAAACACGGCACCTGCCTGTGCGGCGCCACCCGGCTTACGGTTATCGTCGACACCACCCACATCAGCGCCTGCCACTGCAGCATGTGCCGCAAGTGGACCGGCGGCCCGCTGCTGGTGGTGCATTGCAGCCAGCCACCGGTCATCGAAGGGCGTGCGCCCAGCGTCTACGATTCGTCCGATTGGGCGCAGCGGGGGTTTTGCGGCCAGTGCGGCACACACCTGTATTACCGGCTCAAGGCCAATGACTTCCATGCGGTGCCGGTCGGCCTGCTTGACGGCGACCAGGAGTGGGCGTTCGACCTGCAGATTTTTATCGAACAGAAACCCGCCTGGTATTGCTTTGCCAACCAGACCAGGGAGCTGACCGGGCAGCAGGCCTTCGAACAGCTCGGCTGA
- a CDS encoding FKBP-type peptidyl-prolyl cis-trans isomerase, with protein sequence MSSELQITDLVEGDGKAAVKGALITTQYTGWLADGSEFDSSWARGKPFQCVIGTGRVIKGWDQGLMGMRVGGKRRLLVPAQLGYGERSVGAIPPNSDLTFEIELLEVLTRDD encoded by the coding sequence ATGAGCAGCGAACTGCAGATCACCGACCTCGTCGAAGGCGACGGCAAAGCCGCCGTCAAAGGCGCCCTGATCACTACCCAGTACACCGGCTGGCTGGCCGACGGCAGCGAGTTCGACTCGTCCTGGGCGCGCGGCAAGCCGTTCCAGTGCGTGATCGGCACCGGCCGGGTGATCAAGGGCTGGGACCAGGGCCTGATGGGCATGCGCGTGGGGGGCAAGCGCAGGCTGCTGGTGCCGGCTCAGCTGGGTTATGGCGAGCGCAGTGTGGGGGCGATCCCGCCGAATTCGGACCTGACCTTCGAGATCGAGCTGCTGGAAGTACTGACACGGGATGACTGA
- a CDS encoding Ig-like domain-containing protein, with product MTTPIVGWAVALALLLSACSSQVQPPTPIPAPSGSPLTVVDGPATAEALTKRYSDIAQDCGSASRPAFLCNGVILRTTTYSPRYDAWNPSPTAVRLGAVSFSYLRQDSKFARMPWGGENGMVLYPIFASPPDKIDIAVLCSYPIDGWTDGRVGNRCGQYGSNPTSVSCELQGITSAAQWTSLYTQQGGDNTKICAFNVRDGQNYLAGPAFYQSLLAKSSGNPTDKRFTEHNELVHGLWEQNIPAQLPIQAFFYTTPAGLKDAWQDRLTFRHKANIDLPLIKITLPTSTAEQARFDYIAADNIDPPLGLDATAVALTGKTYLIPDHPGVAPVYTPGSNAVERHASGGKMPYTYASSNPGVAAVDPYGLVTAKGNGTAQISVTDATGQTRAYTVNVSNVLKVYRFQKSNWSNASSAVAAQGARLPSEQEAHELKATYGGRWPFAHAYHWTAKGCGLGRHLAMELHNSSLVGMCASFITSYEVVGLKP from the coding sequence ATGACAACCCCTATCGTTGGCTGGGCAGTAGCCCTGGCCTTGCTGTTGTCTGCCTGCTCTAGCCAGGTTCAGCCACCCACCCCCATTCCAGCCCCATCCGGGTCGCCGCTTACTGTTGTCGACGGCCCGGCAACCGCCGAAGCATTGACCAAGCGCTACAGCGACATTGCGCAAGACTGTGGCAGTGCGAGCCGGCCAGCGTTCCTCTGCAACGGCGTGATCCTGCGCACCACCACCTACTCGCCCCGCTACGACGCCTGGAACCCAAGCCCGACAGCGGTGAGACTCGGCGCGGTATCATTCTCCTACCTGCGCCAGGACAGCAAATTCGCGCGCATGCCGTGGGGCGGCGAGAACGGCATGGTGCTGTATCCGATTTTCGCCTCGCCACCGGACAAGATCGACATCGCCGTGTTGTGCTCCTACCCCATCGATGGCTGGACCGACGGCCGCGTCGGCAACCGCTGCGGCCAATATGGCAGCAACCCGACCAGCGTTTCCTGTGAACTGCAGGGCATCACCAGCGCAGCCCAATGGACGTCGTTGTACACCCAGCAAGGGGGTGACAACACGAAAATCTGTGCCTTCAACGTACGCGATGGCCAGAACTATCTGGCCGGCCCGGCGTTCTATCAAAGCCTGCTGGCCAAGAGCAGTGGCAACCCGACCGACAAACGCTTCACCGAACATAACGAGCTGGTACACGGCCTCTGGGAGCAGAACATTCCCGCCCAGCTGCCCATCCAGGCGTTCTTCTACACCACCCCGGCGGGCCTGAAGGATGCTTGGCAGGATCGCCTGACCTTCCGCCACAAGGCCAACATCGACCTGCCCCTGATCAAGATCACCCTGCCCACGAGCACGGCCGAACAGGCCCGTTTCGACTACATCGCTGCGGATAACATCGACCCACCACTTGGCCTCGACGCCACGGCGGTAGCCCTGACCGGCAAGACCTACCTCATTCCTGACCACCCAGGCGTCGCGCCGGTCTACACCCCCGGCAGCAATGCAGTCGAACGCCATGCCAGCGGCGGCAAGATGCCCTACACCTATGCCAGCAGCAACCCCGGCGTCGCAGCCGTGGACCCGTACGGCCTGGTCACCGCCAAAGGCAACGGCACTGCGCAAATCAGCGTGACCGACGCCACGGGCCAGACCCGCGCGTACACGGTCAATGTGAGTAACGTGCTGAAGGTCTACCGCTTTCAGAAATCGAACTGGAGCAACGCGTCGAGCGCCGTCGCTGCACAAGGTGCGCGCTTGCCCAGCGAACAGGAAGCGCATGAGTTGAAGGCAACATACGGCGGCCGCTGGCCTTTCGCTCATGCTTATCACTGGACGGCCAAGGGCTGCGGTCTCGGCAGGCACCTGGCGATGGAGCTGCACAACAGCTCGTTGGTCGGTATGTGCGCCTCGTTCATAACCTCGTATGAGGTAGTCGGCCTTAAACCCTGA
- a CDS encoding autotransporter outer membrane beta-barrel domain-containing protein, whose translation MKRPYHLTTHNPSRYACLLLLSCSPLASHAAILDGPGQSATVEAGTPAEFWEVRNGASLVLNPGSEADGAGSRLGSAIALVNGSSLTAQGATIRANGRAILNNQSTLSLAGSRVTAKENGDTSAGAEFSSGVALLMLGGNATVSGSVLDGERHAIAINSDISGSSADLTAVLDIAGSQLVSSNGSAIYMGNLYPGEDAPPIAHITLRDGTVVSAGNGNLLEVHDDAQAYLTISASDITGNITSEDTATTEVSLIEKAILRGSMRGVDKVNVADSASWIITDDSSIGQLSNGGTVAFSDGAAGRTLTVEGDYAGNGGTLVFNSVLGGDDSLTDKLIVKGDTSGSTSVRVNNLGGSGAKTLNGIELITVGGNSAGEFQQSGRIVAGAYDYHLVRGEGDNSGNWYLSNELSDPGNPGPGPGPEPAPTLVVRPEGGAYAANLYAMNTLFDASVSERSSETERADTLAANGRSTNLWMKNSGGHQRATDNSGQLNTHTNRYALLLGADLAGGMTRDGGAWRAGAFAGYGYSHGTTTSQLTNHHAGSQVKGYTTGVYGTWYADGNSEQGLYTDAVLQYSWFDAQVTGEDVAKETYSASGVSTSLEGGYVFRNALDNGSAWYLQPKAKVFWSGVTPDDHREDNGTIVSSGGSDTLSVSVGARAFLKLNYSGDDTLVDSFKPFVEANWIHNSRQAGVTLDGASVSQVGTRNIAEFKAGAEGRINRDLTVTAALAQQTGGDNFSDTAASLALRWSF comes from the coding sequence ATGAAACGACCTTACCACCTGACTACTCACAATCCCTCACGCTACGCATGCCTGTTGCTGCTCAGCTGTAGCCCATTGGCTAGCCATGCCGCCATCCTTGACGGTCCAGGGCAAAGCGCCACGGTCGAAGCCGGCACTCCCGCCGAGTTCTGGGAGGTACGCAACGGCGCCAGCCTGGTCCTCAACCCTGGCAGCGAGGCCGATGGTGCGGGGTCAAGGCTGGGCTCGGCCATCGCCTTGGTCAACGGCAGCAGCCTGACTGCCCAAGGTGCCACGATCCGCGCGAACGGGCGCGCCATCCTCAACAACCAGAGCACCCTGAGCCTGGCGGGTAGCCGCGTCACGGCGAAGGAAAACGGCGATACCTCGGCGGGTGCGGAATTTTCCTCCGGGGTGGCGTTGCTGATGCTCGGCGGCAACGCAACCGTCAGCGGTTCGGTGCTCGACGGCGAACGTCATGCTATCGCGATCAATTCCGATATCAGTGGTTCCAGCGCAGACCTTACCGCAGTGCTTGATATCGCCGGCAGCCAACTGGTGTCCAGCAACGGCAGTGCGATCTACATGGGCAACCTGTATCCCGGCGAAGACGCCCCCCCCATCGCCCACATCACCCTGCGCGACGGCACGGTGGTCAGCGCCGGCAACGGCAACCTGCTGGAGGTCCACGATGATGCCCAGGCCTACCTGACCATCAGCGCCAGCGACATCACCGGCAATATCACCTCAGAGGACACTGCCACTACAGAAGTGAGCCTGATCGAAAAGGCGATCCTGCGCGGCTCGATGCGAGGCGTCGACAAGGTCAACGTGGCTGACAGCGCCTCCTGGATCATCACCGACGACTCCAGCATCGGGCAGTTGAGCAATGGCGGTACCGTGGCCTTTTCCGACGGTGCCGCCGGCCGTACCTTGACCGTGGAAGGCGACTATGCCGGTAACGGCGGCACCTTGGTGTTCAACTCGGTACTCGGCGGCGACGATTCGCTCACCGACAAACTGATCGTCAAAGGCGACACCAGTGGCAGCACCTCGGTACGCGTCAACAACCTGGGCGGCAGCGGTGCCAAGACCCTCAACGGCATCGAGTTGATCACCGTGGGGGGGAACTCGGCCGGGGAATTCCAGCAATCGGGCCGTATCGTCGCCGGCGCCTACGACTACCACCTGGTGCGTGGCGAAGGCGACAACAGCGGCAACTGGTACCTGAGCAACGAACTGAGCGACCCGGGCAACCCTGGTCCAGGGCCGGGCCCGGAGCCGGCGCCAACGCTGGTGGTACGCCCCGAAGGTGGCGCCTATGCCGCCAACCTCTATGCCATGAATACACTGTTCGACGCCAGTGTCAGCGAGCGTAGCAGCGAGACCGAGCGCGCCGACACCCTTGCGGCCAATGGCAGGTCGACCAACCTGTGGATGAAAAACAGCGGCGGCCACCAGCGCGCCACCGACAACTCCGGGCAGCTCAACACCCATACCAACCGCTATGCCCTGCTGCTGGGCGCCGACCTGGCCGGCGGCATGACCCGCGACGGCGGCGCCTGGCGCGCCGGGGCCTTCGCCGGCTATGGCTACAGCCACGGTACCACTACCTCGCAGCTCACCAACCACCATGCCGGCAGCCAGGTCAAAGGCTACACCACTGGTGTCTATGGTACCTGGTACGCCGACGGTAACAGCGAGCAGGGGCTGTATACCGATGCGGTATTGCAATACAGCTGGTTCGATGCCCAGGTAACCGGCGAAGATGTCGCCAAGGAAACCTACAGCGCCAGTGGCGTGTCGACCTCGCTCGAGGGCGGCTATGTGTTTCGCAACGCCCTCGACAACGGCAGCGCCTGGTACCTGCAACCCAAGGCCAAGGTGTTCTGGTCTGGCGTGACGCCCGACGATCACCGCGAAGACAACGGCACCATCGTCTCCAGCGGCGGCAGCGACACCTTGAGCGTCAGCGTCGGTGCCCGGGCATTCCTCAAGCTGAACTACAGCGGTGACGACACCCTGGTCGACAGCTTCAAGCCCTTCGTCGAAGCCAACTGGATCCACAACAGCCGCCAGGCCGGGGTCACCCTCGACGGTGCCAGCGTCAGCCAGGTCGGCACGCGCAACATCGCCGAGTTCAAAGCCGGCGCCGAAGGCCGGATCAATCGCGACCTGACCGTCACGGCTGCGCTGGCCCAGCAAACGGGCGGCGACAACTTCTCTGACACAGCCGCCTCGCTGGCCCTGCGCTGGTCGTTCTGA
- a CDS encoding halovibrin HvnA, with the protein MNRLLLLFVPLLLVACVSQETSVPPSKPHAPAITVVDGPATAEALTRRYNDTRANCGSDSMPAFLCSGVIIRATTYSDAYDTWDPSPVAERKGSVSFSYLRKDNNFQSFAWAPTNPNGFIFYPIFDMPPGKLDIPILCHFPMDGWTDGRTERYGCGIYPGVAGSQPCHQQNITTGAQWVARFPPGTVGNSICGFDVRDELNHYAGPNFYAAMQAKWLNTGYFREQNEMLVQVWPKGQGAALPIQAFFYATPAGLDPARKSKQRFLSKTGIDLPIIKVTLPTVASGSATFQYIAGDQ; encoded by the coding sequence ATGAACCGATTACTGCTGCTGTTCGTACCTTTACTGCTGGTTGCCTGCGTCAGCCAGGAAACGTCAGTCCCTCCCTCCAAACCCCATGCCCCGGCCATCACCGTGGTCGATGGCCCGGCCACGGCGGAGGCCTTGACCAGGCGTTACAACGACACCCGGGCAAACTGTGGCAGTGACAGCATGCCGGCATTCCTTTGCTCCGGGGTAATCATACGCGCCACGACCTACAGCGATGCCTACGATACCTGGGACCCTAGCCCTGTGGCCGAGAGGAAGGGCAGCGTTTCGTTTTCCTACCTGCGCAAAGACAACAACTTCCAGAGCTTTGCCTGGGCGCCGACCAATCCCAACGGCTTCATTTTCTACCCGATCTTCGACATGCCACCAGGCAAGCTCGACATCCCCATCCTGTGCCATTTTCCCATGGATGGCTGGACCGACGGCCGAACTGAACGGTATGGGTGCGGCATCTATCCCGGGGTGGCGGGCAGCCAGCCTTGCCATCAGCAGAACATCACCACGGGCGCTCAGTGGGTGGCCAGGTTTCCGCCCGGGACGGTAGGCAACAGCATCTGTGGCTTCGATGTGCGTGACGAACTCAACCATTATGCCGGCCCGAACTTTTATGCAGCCATGCAAGCCAAATGGTTGAACACGGGGTACTTCAGAGAACAGAACGAAATGTTGGTGCAGGTGTGGCCAAAAGGCCAGGGCGCGGCACTGCCGATCCAAGCCTTCTTCTACGCCACGCCAGCGGGGCTGGACCCGGCACGCAAGAGCAAGCAGCGCTTTCTCAGCAAGACCGGCATCGACCTGCCGATCATCAAGGTCACGCTGCCCACCGTAGCTTCAGGCAGCGCAACCTTCCAGTACATCGCCGGGGACCAGTAA
- a CDS encoding PhzF family phenazine biosynthesis protein → MQLEIFQVDAFSAEPFGGNPAAVIPLDSWLPDDLLQRIAEENNLSETAYFVRNGEAFDLRWFTSSVEVDLCGHATLASAYVLFEQLGEQAEVLRFNTRSGELRVSRAADGLLAMDFPAKQPVAIDPPAGLLEALGLSNARAVYRSDDYVVLIDDLAVLASLKPDFVALSAFDVRGIAVTAAGRDHDFVTRWFGPRVGVNEDPVTGSAHTSLAPLWSAMLGKRALTCEQGGARKGQLHCEVPGDGRVFISGRAALFLRGVVYC, encoded by the coding sequence ATGCAACTCGAGATCTTCCAGGTCGATGCTTTTTCCGCCGAACCCTTCGGTGGCAACCCGGCAGCGGTGATCCCGCTGGACAGCTGGCTGCCGGATGACCTGCTGCAGCGCATCGCCGAAGAAAACAACCTGTCGGAAACCGCCTATTTCGTGCGTAACGGCGAGGCCTTCGACCTGCGCTGGTTCACTTCCAGCGTCGAAGTAGATTTGTGCGGCCATGCCACTCTGGCCTCCGCCTATGTGCTGTTCGAACAGCTAGGCGAACAGGCTGAAGTGCTGCGCTTCAATACCCGCAGCGGTGAACTGCGGGTCAGCCGGGCGGCCGACGGCCTGCTGGCGATGGACTTCCCGGCCAAGCAGCCGGTGGCCATCGACCCGCCAGCCGGGCTGTTGGAGGCGCTGGGGCTGAGCAATGCCAGAGCGGTGTATCGCTCGGATGATTACGTTGTGCTGATCGACGACTTGGCGGTGCTTGCCTCGCTGAAACCTGATTTTGTTGCCCTGTCGGCATTCGACGTACGCGGCATCGCGGTAACGGCTGCAGGCCGTGATCATGATTTCGTCACCCGCTGGTTCGGCCCTCGGGTTGGGGTCAACGAAGACCCGGTCACTGGCTCTGCGCATACCTCGCTGGCACCGCTGTGGTCCGCCATGCTCGGCAAGCGCGCATTGACCTGCGAACAAGGCGGAGCGCGCAAAGGGCAGTTGCATTGTGAAGTGCCAGGCGATGGCCGGGTGTTCATCAGTGGGCGGGCTGCCTTGTTCCTGCGTGGGGTGGTGTACTGTTGA
- a CDS encoding 2-hydroxyacid dehydrogenase yields the protein MRKTVLVLVETVDDYLPLLEQAGYQLIRAPSPQLRAEAIRHHADAIDAVLTRGPLGLTAAEIQALRRLQIICVIGAGYEQVDLAAAAARGITVTNGAGANANAVADHAMALMLALLRDIPRADASIRHGEWNRVISPSVTGKRLGILGLGAVGQAIARRAHQGFDMPISYHSRTPRQDLPYTCYDSSLHLAEAVDILLVATPGGADTRHLVDAPVLDALGAKGFLVNIARASVVDTQALVAALQQGRLAGAALDVFDDEPQVPDALKALGNTVLTPHVAGQSPEAARDTLALVLRNLQAFFAGEPVLTAVLP from the coding sequence ATGCGCAAGACAGTCCTGGTCCTGGTAGAAACCGTCGACGATTACCTGCCCCTGCTGGAGCAGGCTGGCTACCAATTGATTCGTGCCCCCTCACCGCAACTGCGCGCCGAGGCCATTCGGCACCACGCCGATGCAATCGATGCGGTACTCACCCGCGGCCCGCTGGGTCTGACTGCCGCCGAAATCCAAGCCCTGCGCAGATTACAGATCATCTGCGTGATCGGCGCCGGCTACGAGCAGGTCGATCTGGCCGCCGCAGCCGCCCGCGGCATCACCGTCACCAACGGTGCCGGGGCCAATGCCAACGCGGTCGCTGACCACGCCATGGCATTGATGTTGGCGCTGCTGCGCGACATTCCCCGCGCCGATGCCAGTATCCGCCACGGCGAATGGAACCGAGTGATCAGCCCCTCGGTGACTGGCAAGCGCCTGGGCATTCTCGGCCTCGGTGCGGTCGGGCAGGCCATCGCCAGGCGCGCCCATCAGGGCTTCGACATGCCCATCAGCTACCACAGCCGCACACCACGCCAAGATCTGCCCTACACCTGCTACGACAGCTCGCTGCACCTGGCCGAGGCCGTCGACATCCTGCTGGTGGCTACCCCCGGCGGTGCCGATACCCGCCATCTGGTCGATGCCCCGGTGCTCGATGCGCTGGGCGCCAAGGGCTTCCTGGTCAACATCGCCCGCGCCAGCGTAGTCGACACCCAGGCGCTGGTTGCCGCGCTGCAGCAGGGCCGGCTGGCCGGCGCGGCGCTCGATGTGTTCGATGACGAGCCGCAGGTGCCCGATGCACTCAAGGCCCTCGGCAATACCGTGCTCACGCCCCATGTGGCCGGCCAGTCGCCAGAGGCGGCACGCGACACGCTAGCCTTGGTGCTGCGCAACTTGCAGGCGTTCTTTGCCGGTGAGCCGGTGCTCACCGCCGTTCTACCTTGA